A window of Clostridium botulinum BKT015925 contains these coding sequences:
- the istB gene encoding IS21-like element ISCbo2 family helper ATPase IstB — translation MNSAYTQLIKNLEYLKFKQMINHLDEVIDFSTKNNLSFVDALIKLTAYEIDFKEANMIKSMVKVGAFPHKKEVKDFDFSFQPSINKDQILDFLTLRFLNTQENIVFLGPSGVGKTHLATSIGIAAAKRRYSTYFIKCHDLLQQLKRANLENRLDSRLKHFSKYKLLIIDELGYLPINKEDSKLFFQLIDMRYEKKSTILTTNINFNAWDDIFYDPIIANAILDRVLHHAHVIPINGKSYRLKDHFKDDDE, via the coding sequence ATGAATAGTGCATATACACAACTTATAAAAAATCTAGAGTATTTAAAATTTAAACAAATGATTAATCATTTAGACGAAGTCATTGATTTTTCTACTAAAAATAATTTATCCTTTGTTGATGCTCTTATTAAGCTTACAGCTTATGAAATAGATTTTAAAGAAGCAAATATGATTAAATCTATGGTAAAAGTAGGCGCTTTTCCTCATAAAAAAGAGGTTAAAGACTTTGATTTCAGCTTTCAACCTAGCATTAATAAAGATCAGATATTAGATTTTTTAACATTACGCTTTCTAAATACACAAGAAAATATAGTTTTCCTAGGTCCTAGTGGAGTAGGAAAAACGCACCTTGCTACATCTATAGGAATTGCGGCAGCAAAACGTAGATATAGTACATACTTTATTAAATGTCATGATTTATTACAGCAATTAAAACGTGCAAATTTAGAGAATCGATTAGATTCTAGACTTAAACATTTTAGTAAGTACAAGCTCCTAATAATAGATGAATTAGGCTATCTACCGATAAATAAAGAAGACTCTAAGTTATTCTTCCAACTCATTGACATGCGATATGAGAAAAAAAGTACAATTTTAACAACTAATATAAATTTCAATGCTTGGGATGATATTTTTTATGATCCTATCATCGCAAATGCTATATTAGATAGAGTTTTGCACCATGCTCATGTTATACCTATTAATGGAAAGTCTTATCGCTTAAAAGATCACTTTAAAGATGACGATGAGTAA